The following are from one region of the Candidatus Polarisedimenticolia bacterium genome:
- a CDS encoding ATP-dependent Clp protease ATP-binding subunit has protein sequence MFEKYTEKAKKVLFLARYEASQMGSKVIGSEHLLLGLIKEGDDLVRDLFGRSGVNLELLRAELEARGPSGEKQAAPIEIPFSEETKKILACAEEEAERLLHPYVSDEHILLGLLRVEDSAAGRMLAEKGMRLYALREDTVAVWKQRALPKKVKETPFLNEFSRDLADMAARQVFDPLIGRENELQRMIQVLSRRRKNSIVLLGEPGVGKTALVEGLAQRISEGSVPVSLSRKRILALDLCLIVAGTKYRGQFEERLKGIISEIIGNEDIIIFIDEIHSLIGAGSAEGSLDAASIIKPALSRGEVQCIGATTPKDYHRYIEKDRALVRRFQPIRLHPPTEEETLLVLRGIRERYEKFHQVRYSDGSLRTAVTLSNRYITDRFLPDKAIDVIDEAGARVKLRRRMNYREIRDLEKEIERAVSSMKSFLFRKDFEKAVRQHDEEIALRRKYDEFKLREEEERRAVLEVAQEDIEEVISKWTGIPISSVKKEEAERLLKMEEFLHRRIVGQSEAISALARATRRQRAGLKNPLRPVGSFIFLGPTGVGKTEVAKGLAEFLFGDEKSLVRFDMSEYMEKHAIAKMIGSPPGYIGYEEGGQLTEKVKRRPYSVVLLDEIEKAHPDVLNVLLQVLEDGQITDAFGDSIDFKNGLVVMTSNIGSNLIMKSRTMGFRDPGDRERSYRERREVVLKEVKTALNPEFINRVDEIIVFDALSDDDLLAIARLMISQLNASLADRGMRLTLTDEAYRWLIDTTCSDRSYGARPLRRAIQKNIEDVLSENLILGKFPENGEIEIFVDQEKLAFREPIQAAR, from the coding sequence CCGAGCTGGAGGCGCGCGGCCCGAGCGGCGAGAAGCAGGCCGCCCCGATCGAGATCCCCTTCAGCGAAGAGACGAAGAAGATCCTCGCCTGCGCCGAGGAGGAGGCGGAGCGGCTCCTCCACCCCTACGTCAGCGACGAGCACATCCTTCTGGGACTCCTGCGGGTGGAGGACTCGGCCGCCGGCCGCATGCTGGCCGAGAAAGGGATGCGACTGTACGCGCTGCGCGAGGACACGGTCGCGGTCTGGAAGCAGCGGGCGCTGCCGAAGAAGGTCAAGGAGACGCCGTTCCTCAACGAGTTCTCGCGCGATCTCGCGGACATGGCGGCCCGCCAGGTGTTCGACCCGCTCATCGGCCGGGAGAACGAGCTGCAGCGGATGATCCAGGTGCTGTCGAGGCGGCGGAAGAACTCGATCGTGCTGCTGGGAGAGCCGGGCGTCGGCAAGACGGCCCTGGTCGAGGGCCTGGCGCAGCGCATCTCCGAAGGCAGCGTGCCGGTCTCGCTGTCGCGCAAGCGCATCCTGGCCCTGGACCTGTGCCTGATCGTCGCGGGGACGAAATACCGCGGCCAGTTCGAGGAGCGCCTCAAGGGAATCATCTCGGAGATCATCGGCAACGAAGACATCATCATCTTCATCGACGAGATCCACTCGCTGATCGGCGCCGGATCGGCCGAGGGGTCGCTCGACGCGGCCAGCATCATCAAGCCGGCGCTGTCGCGCGGCGAGGTGCAGTGCATCGGCGCGACCACTCCGAAGGACTACCACCGCTATATCGAGAAGGACCGCGCGCTGGTGCGCCGCTTCCAGCCGATCCGGCTCCATCCGCCGACGGAGGAGGAGACCCTCCTCGTCCTGCGCGGCATCCGCGAGCGCTACGAGAAGTTCCACCAGGTGCGCTACTCGGACGGGAGCCTGCGCACCGCCGTGACCCTCTCCAACCGGTACATCACCGACCGTTTCCTGCCCGACAAGGCGATCGACGTCATCGACGAGGCCGGGGCCCGCGTCAAGCTGCGACGGCGCATGAACTATCGCGAAATTCGCGATCTGGAGAAGGAGATCGAGCGCGCCGTCAGCAGCATGAAGAGCTTCCTGTTCCGGAAGGACTTCGAGAAGGCGGTGCGGCAGCACGACGAGGAAATCGCCCTGCGCAGGAAATACGACGAGTTCAAGCTGCGCGAGGAGGAGGAGCGCCGCGCGGTCCTCGAGGTCGCGCAGGAGGACATCGAGGAGGTCATCTCCAAGTGGACCGGCATTCCGATCTCCTCCGTGAAGAAGGAGGAGGCCGAGAGGCTCCTCAAGATGGAGGAGTTTCTCCACAGGCGGATCGTCGGGCAGAGCGAGGCGATCTCCGCCCTGGCCCGGGCCACGAGGCGCCAGCGCGCCGGCCTGAAGAACCCGCTCCGGCCGGTCGGTTCCTTCATCTTCCTGGGGCCGACCGGGGTCGGCAAGACCGAGGTGGCCAAGGGGCTGGCCGAATTCCTGTTCGGGGACGAGAAGTCGCTCGTCCGGTTCGACATGTCGGAGTACATGGAGAAGCACGCCATCGCCAAGATGATCGGGTCCCCCCCGGGGTACATCGGCTACGAGGAGGGCGGGCAGCTCACGGAGAAGGTCAAGCGACGGCCCTACAGCGTGGTCCTCCTGGACGAAATCGAGAAGGCCCACCCGGACGTGCTCAACGTGCTGCTCCAGGTCCTGGAGGACGGGCAGATCACCGACGCCTTCGGGGACAGCATCGACTTCAAGAACGGCCTGGTGGTCATGACCTCCAACATCGGATCGAACCTGATCATGAAGTCCCGCACCATGGGTTTCCGCGATCCCGGCGATCGCGAGCGCAGCTACCGCGAGCGCCGGGAAGTCGTCCTGAAGGAAGTGAAGACGGCCCTGAACCCCGAGTTCATCAACCGCGTCGACGAGATCATCGTGTTCGACGCGCTGTCGGACGACGACCTGCTGGCGATCGCGCGACTGATGATCAGCCAGCTCAATGCCAGCCTGGCCGATCGGGGGATGCGGCTGACGCTGACCGACGAGGCGTACCGCTGGCTCATCGACACCACGTGCAGCGATCGTTCCTACGGCGCGCGCCCGCTCCGCCGTGCCATCCAGAAGAACATTGAGGATGTCCTGTCGGAGAATCTCATTCTCGGGAAATTTCCCGAGAACGGGGAGATCGAGATCTTCGTCGATCAGGAGAAGCTGGCGTTCCGGGAACCGATCCAGGCCGCCCGCTGA
- a CDS encoding POTRA domain-containing protein — MFVWSMTSARLCAWGLALLIGSAAPLASPASGSAPAGAPPISEEPAPAPTPAPTPAPTPAPTPAPEPPAAQAPPGSGGAPAAQAPAGSPAPGETPADREEPQGAPQSGRGTIGRIVVDGNARVSDSAFFNSLKLKTGEPYDEGAIQDEFRRLWDLGLFDDINVESRRREGDVYDVIFHVRDRPLVGTISFVGMKAVTEANIQERLNQAKAEIRRGQPVDFSLLRKAEAAITQLLAEKGYLEARVRARLTPSGQGQREVTFDIREGSKTKIKEIDFTGNHLFTNRRLRKMLKLTKQAFWLTGWASSKTLYHPAKFDQDSENIRTAYKSVGHLDVAIQPEIVDLVPRGKSAGRKGKGGGQATAGGPTDVVEADQEEDEPEPVAPPPPPPGETEKQRKKRVKTEEKARRKRDKRPKKWVKLTVPIEEGLQYRVGKMAIEGNSVFSEPEILARVPLRPGMVFNDSALKYGTKRLEEDYGERGYFYVSIDPRVEKRDQVADLTLTVTEDKKYFVNRIEFSGNTTTRDGVLRREVPLGETDLFNVRRLRLGIRKIAQLGYFQVGDDPVVKPEGQTDRVDVEVQGTESSRNEIQVGGGVSGLEGGFFQASYSTRNFLGRGEIFSAYIQTGTRANRYSLNFTEPWFMGRPWTLGFSLFKRQTDYVGFRQIGSGGTVSLGRLLGAFSRFDVAYGFETVDLVTSQAGFPVNRRNSSTSSVTTLYTMDTRNNFFRPTRGFRLQGSFEYAGGPLGGDNYFRKPRLDGTLYLPGFMRKHYIGLNASYGRVTPFGGRVVPVYERYFLGGERSLRVFRTREVSPARRDLDVNNNGFIDVPEDAGPDGVFEGCEDLNGNGKQDANEPDRGNCLLDPSEDQNHNGVLDNEDLNHNGILDPGEDLNGNGLLDVEDANGNGRLDLGEDRPDGSWTAFCPADDLNMDGQNNDGGVDNGNCRLDPGEDTNGDGVFGTVFPGGNQFLLFNAEYTIPLADAVEIALFYDAGNAFDDGERVRLNGMRVDYGLELRFYLPVFQAPLRLIYGFIQNPRQGEDASNFIFSIGTTF, encoded by the coding sequence GTGTTCGTCTGGTCCATGACGTCCGCCCGCCTCTGTGCCTGGGGACTCGCCCTGCTGATCGGGTCGGCGGCGCCCCTGGCGTCGCCCGCATCCGGGTCAGCGCCCGCCGGCGCCCCCCCGATCTCGGAGGAGCCCGCACCCGCTCCGACACCGGCACCGACGCCTGCACCGACTCCCGCGCCGACGCCCGCCCCGGAGCCGCCCGCGGCGCAGGCTCCGCCCGGGTCCGGCGGGGCCCCCGCCGCGCAGGCGCCTGCCGGATCCCCGGCGCCCGGGGAGACGCCCGCGGACAGGGAGGAGCCGCAGGGCGCGCCGCAGTCCGGCCGGGGGACCATCGGCCGGATCGTCGTCGACGGGAACGCCCGTGTCTCCGACAGCGCCTTCTTCAACAGCCTGAAGCTCAAGACGGGGGAGCCTTATGACGAGGGGGCGATCCAGGACGAATTCCGGCGCCTCTGGGACCTCGGACTGTTCGACGACATCAACGTGGAATCGCGCCGCAGGGAAGGGGACGTCTATGACGTGATCTTCCACGTGCGGGACCGGCCGCTGGTCGGCACGATCTCCTTCGTGGGCATGAAGGCGGTGACGGAGGCGAACATCCAGGAGAGGCTCAACCAGGCGAAGGCGGAGATCCGTCGCGGCCAGCCGGTGGACTTCTCGCTCCTGCGCAAGGCCGAGGCGGCGATCACCCAGCTCCTGGCGGAGAAGGGGTATCTCGAGGCGCGCGTCCGCGCGCGCCTGACGCCATCCGGCCAGGGGCAGCGCGAGGTGACCTTCGACATCCGCGAGGGGTCGAAGACGAAGATCAAGGAGATCGACTTCACGGGCAACCACCTCTTCACGAATCGCCGCCTGCGCAAGATGCTGAAGCTGACCAAGCAGGCGTTCTGGCTGACGGGCTGGGCGTCCTCGAAGACGCTGTATCACCCCGCCAAGTTCGACCAGGACTCCGAGAACATCCGCACGGCGTACAAGAGCGTGGGCCACCTGGACGTGGCGATCCAGCCGGAGATTGTCGATCTGGTGCCCCGGGGAAAATCCGCCGGCCGGAAGGGGAAGGGGGGCGGGCAAGCGACGGCGGGCGGCCCCACGGACGTCGTGGAGGCCGACCAGGAGGAGGACGAGCCCGAGCCGGTCGCGCCGCCCCCTCCTCCGCCCGGCGAGACCGAGAAGCAGCGGAAGAAGCGGGTCAAGACCGAGGAGAAGGCGCGGCGCAAACGCGACAAGAGACCCAAGAAGTGGGTGAAGCTCACCGTGCCGATCGAGGAGGGGCTGCAGTACAGGGTCGGCAAGATGGCGATCGAGGGGAACAGCGTGTTCAGCGAGCCCGAGATCCTGGCGCGCGTGCCGTTGCGTCCCGGCATGGTGTTCAACGACTCCGCCCTCAAGTACGGCACCAAGCGGCTGGAGGAGGACTACGGCGAGCGCGGCTATTTCTACGTGTCGATCGATCCGCGGGTGGAGAAGCGCGATCAGGTGGCCGACCTGACCCTGACGGTCACCGAGGACAAGAAGTATTTCGTCAATCGCATCGAGTTCTCCGGCAACACCACGACGCGCGACGGTGTCCTGCGGCGCGAGGTGCCGCTGGGGGAGACGGATCTGTTCAACGTGCGCCGGCTGCGCCTCGGCATCCGCAAGATCGCCCAGCTCGGCTACTTCCAGGTCGGCGACGATCCGGTGGTCAAGCCGGAGGGACAGACGGACCGGGTCGACGTCGAGGTGCAGGGGACGGAGTCCAGCCGCAACGAGATCCAGGTGGGGGGCGGCGTGTCGGGCCTCGAGGGGGGGTTCTTCCAGGCCTCCTACTCCACCCGCAACTTCCTGGGGAGGGGGGAGATCTTCTCCGCGTACATCCAGACGGGAACGCGCGCCAACCGCTACTCTCTCAATTTCACCGAGCCCTGGTTCATGGGCCGGCCCTGGACGCTGGGCTTCTCCCTGTTCAAGCGGCAGACCGACTATGTCGGGTTCCGTCAGATCGGCAGCGGCGGCACCGTCTCCCTGGGGCGCCTGCTCGGCGCGTTCAGCCGTTTCGACGTGGCTTACGGGTTCGAGACGGTGGACCTGGTGACGAGCCAGGCGGGATTCCCGGTCAACCGCCGGAACAGCTCGACCAGCAGCGTCACCACCCTCTACACCATGGACACGCGCAACAATTTCTTCCGGCCGACCCGGGGGTTCCGGCTGCAGGGGAGCTTCGAGTATGCCGGAGGCCCTCTCGGAGGGGACAACTACTTCAGGAAGCCGCGCCTGGACGGCACGCTGTACCTGCCGGGGTTCATGCGCAAGCACTACATCGGCCTGAACGCGTCCTATGGGCGCGTGACGCCGTTCGGCGGCCGGGTCGTGCCGGTCTACGAGCGCTACTTCCTGGGCGGTGAACGGAGCCTGCGGGTGTTCCGCACGCGGGAGGTGAGCCCGGCCCGGCGCGACCTCGACGTCAACAACAACGGTTTCATCGACGTGCCGGAGGACGCCGGTCCGGACGGCGTCTTCGAGGGATGCGAGGACCTGAACGGCAACGGCAAGCAGGACGCCAACGAGCCCGATCGGGGCAACTGTCTGCTCGATCCGTCCGAGGACCAGAACCACAACGGCGTGCTCGACAACGAGGACCTGAATCACAACGGCATCCTGGATCCGGGCGAGGACCTGAACGGCAACGGCCTGCTCGACGTCGAGGACGCCAACGGCAACGGGCGGCTCGACCTGGGGGAGGACCGCCCGGACGGCTCCTGGACCGCCTTCTGCCCGGCGGACGACCTCAACATGGACGGCCAGAACAATGATGGAGGGGTTGATAACGGCAACTGCCGGCTCGATCCGGGGGAGGACACCAACGGCGACGGCGTGTTCGGAACGGTCTTCCCCGGCGGCAACCAGTTCCTGCTGTTCAACGCCGAGTACACGATTCCCCTGGCGGACGCGGTCGAGATCGCCCTGTTCTACGACGCCGGCAATGCCTTCGATGACGGAGAGCGGGTGCGGCTGAACGGCATGCGCGTGGACTACGGGCTGGAGCTCCGCTTCTACCTCCCGGTGTTCCAGGCGCCATTGCGCCTGATCTACGGCTTCATCCAGAACCCCAGGCAGGGGGAGGATGCCTCGAATTTCATCTTCAGCATCGGCACCACGTTCTAG
- a CDS encoding OmpH family outer membrane protein yields MPRWMMVPLALMVLVPGIAPAGAQQAEPVRIGVFDPETVWKLTEIGKKYNADLSEARDKLQADIDKKQAEIDAVRDKLRQQQASLSDDKAAQMQKDIQNRVIELNRLNDDATREMKSQLGEVQNRFQQMLLETVEAFGKEKNYTLILNKGVIDYNAPQIDVTQSLIQKFNEMHKVPPSTAAKPQPKKTPDKPKDSGGL; encoded by the coding sequence ATGCCTCGATGGATGATGGTGCCCCTGGCCCTCATGGTGCTCGTGCCTGGAATCGCGCCCGCAGGCGCCCAGCAGGCCGAGCCGGTCCGGATCGGCGTGTTCGACCCGGAAACCGTCTGGAAGCTGACGGAGATCGGCAAGAAGTACAACGCCGATCTGTCGGAGGCGCGCGACAAGCTGCAGGCCGACATCGACAAGAAGCAGGCGGAAATCGACGCGGTGCGGGACAAGTTGCGGCAGCAGCAGGCCAGCCTGAGCGACGACAAGGCGGCCCAGATGCAGAAGGACATCCAGAACCGGGTGATCGAGCTGAACCGGCTGAATGACGACGCGACGCGCGAGATGAAATCGCAGCTGGGCGAGGTGCAGAACAGGTTCCAGCAGATGCTCCTGGAAACGGTCGAGGCGTTCGGCAAGGAGAAGAACTACACCCTGATCCTGAACAAGGGTGTCATCGACTACAACGCCCCGCAGATCGACGTCACCCAGAGCCTGATCCAGAAGTTCAACGAAATGCACAAGGTGCCCCCATCCACCGCCGCCAAGCCGCAGCCGAAGAAGACCCCCGACAAGCCGAAGGATTCAGGGGGCCTCTGA
- the lpxD gene encoding UDP-3-O-(3-hydroxymyristoyl)glucosamine N-acyltransferase, with product MGAYTLGEIASRIGGQVRGDAARPVSGIKPLDQAGPDDLSFVAHARYRRAAAASRAAGLIAGDEQVAPGRNLILVEKPYAALAVAMGLFHAPERPAPGISPQALLGEGTTLGRDVSIGPYVVAGRNCRIGDRAALMPGVVLGDGVQIGEDSVLHPGVVVYGGSILGARVVVHASSVLGSDGFGYAEESSGRVKIPQVGNVVVGDDVEIGASVTIDRATFGSTVVGRGTKIDNLVQIAHNVTIGEESILVAQSGIAGSTRLGRAVILAGQAGVAGHLEIGDRSVVGAKSAALQDLPAGSFVVGHPAVDHREWKRSQAALRRLPELVRAVARLGSKPVRAGARRRRGPAGSRGRS from the coding sequence TTGGGAGCCTACACGCTGGGCGAGATTGCCTCCCGCATCGGTGGACAGGTGCGGGGTGACGCGGCCCGTCCGGTGTCCGGCATCAAGCCGCTCGACCAGGCGGGACCGGACGACCTCAGCTTCGTGGCGCACGCGCGGTACCGCCGGGCTGCCGCGGCCTCCAGGGCCGCCGGTCTCATCGCCGGCGACGAGCAGGTGGCCCCCGGCCGCAATCTCATCCTGGTCGAAAAGCCGTACGCCGCCCTGGCGGTCGCCATGGGGCTGTTCCATGCCCCGGAGCGCCCGGCTCCCGGGATCAGCCCTCAGGCCCTGTTGGGCGAGGGGACGACGCTGGGCAGGGACGTGTCGATCGGCCCCTACGTCGTGGCCGGCCGGAACTGCCGGATCGGCGACCGCGCGGCGCTCATGCCGGGTGTCGTCCTGGGCGACGGCGTGCAGATTGGCGAGGACTCGGTCCTGCACCCGGGCGTCGTGGTGTACGGCGGATCGATCCTGGGAGCCCGGGTGGTCGTGCACGCTTCGAGCGTCCTGGGCAGCGACGGATTCGGCTACGCCGAGGAGTCGTCGGGCCGGGTGAAGATCCCGCAGGTGGGGAACGTGGTCGTCGGGGACGACGTCGAGATCGGCGCCTCGGTGACCATCGATCGCGCCACGTTCGGCAGCACCGTCGTGGGACGGGGCACGAAGATCGACAACCTGGTGCAGATCGCGCACAACGTGACCATCGGCGAGGAGTCGATCCTGGTCGCGCAGTCCGGAATCGCCGGGAGCACGCGGCTGGGCCGCGCGGTGATTCTCGCCGGGCAGGCGGGAGTCGCGGGGCACCTCGAGATCGGGGATCGGTCGGTCGTGGGAGCCAAATCGGCGGCCCTGCAGGATCTGCCCGCCGGTTCGTTCGTCGTGGGGCATCCGGCCGTCGATCATCGCGAGTGGAAACGCAGCCAGGCGGCTCTCAGGCGCCTGCCCGAGCTGGTGCGCGCGGTGGCGCGCCTCGGGTCCAAGCCGGTGCGGGCCGGGGCGCGCCGTCGCCGCGGCCCCGCAGGATCCCGGGGGCGTTCTTGA
- the fabZ gene encoding 3-hydroxyacyl-ACP dehydratase FabZ: MSEPSGVLDIRTILGILPHRYPFLLVDRIVAIEGDTKVVGIKNVTFNEPFFQGHFPGNPVMPGVLIVEAMAQVGAVLLLRRVPDREKKLVYFAGIDKARFRRPVTPGDQLRFEVEVLKLRSRSARLRGEAFVDGALVAEAELFSSMVERDGGPPAPETP; this comes from the coding sequence ATGAGCGAACCGTCCGGCGTGCTCGACATCCGCACGATACTCGGCATCCTGCCGCACCGCTATCCGTTCCTCCTGGTGGATCGGATCGTCGCGATCGAGGGGGACACGAAGGTCGTCGGGATCAAGAACGTGACGTTCAACGAGCCGTTCTTCCAGGGGCACTTCCCGGGAAATCCGGTCATGCCCGGGGTCCTGATCGTCGAGGCGATGGCGCAGGTCGGGGCGGTGCTGCTGCTTCGCCGGGTCCCCGATCGGGAGAAGAAGCTGGTCTATTTCGCCGGCATCGACAAGGCCCGGTTCCGCCGTCCGGTGACTCCGGGCGACCAGTTGCGATTCGAGGTCGAGGTCCTGAAGCTCCGCTCCCGCTCCGCCCGTCTCCGGGGCGAGGCCTTCGTGGACGGCGCCCTGGTGGCTGAGGCCGAGTTGTTTTCCTCCATGGTGGAAAGGGATGGCGGCCCGCCGGCCCCGGAGACGCCATGA
- the lpxA gene encoding acyl-ACP--UDP-N-acetylglucosamine O-acyltransferase gives MSQRVSVHPTAQVDPGARLGDGTTVGAFSVIGAEVVIGEGSQIGPQSVVEGPTTLGARCRVFPFACIGMEPQDLKYRGERTTLEIGDDNVFREGVTVHRGTVGGGGATRIGSGNLLMAQTHVAHDCRVGSGVIFANAATLAGHVTVEDGATIGAFSGVHQFCRVGEHAYIGGYSVITQDALPYALTVGNRARSYGINVIGLARKKFPDETIQALKQAYRVLFRSKLGLQAGIERLELDFPGHPEVGRMIGFIRSSQRGVIR, from the coding sequence ATGAGCCAGCGCGTTTCGGTCCACCCGACCGCCCAGGTCGATCCGGGAGCGCGTCTCGGCGACGGCACCACCGTCGGCGCCTTCAGCGTCATCGGCGCGGAGGTGGTCATCGGAGAAGGCTCGCAGATCGGGCCCCAGTCGGTCGTCGAGGGCCCCACGACGCTCGGAGCGCGCTGCCGCGTCTTTCCATTCGCCTGCATCGGCATGGAGCCCCAGGATCTGAAGTACCGGGGCGAGAGAACGACCCTGGAGATTGGCGACGACAACGTCTTCCGGGAGGGCGTGACGGTCCACCGCGGGACGGTCGGCGGCGGGGGCGCGACGCGCATCGGGTCGGGAAATCTCCTGATGGCCCAGACCCACGTGGCGCACGACTGCCGGGTGGGCAGCGGCGTGATCTTCGCCAACGCCGCGACGCTGGCGGGTCACGTGACGGTGGAGGACGGCGCCACCATCGGCGCGTTCTCCGGCGTGCACCAGTTCTGCCGCGTCGGCGAGCACGCCTACATCGGCGGCTATTCGGTCATCACCCAGGACGCCCTGCCCTATGCGCTCACGGTCGGCAACCGCGCCAGGAGCTATGGCATCAATGTGATCGGGCTCGCGCGCAAGAAATTCCCCGATGAGACCATCCAGGCGCTGAAGCAGGCGTACCGGGTGCTGTTCCGGTCGAAGCTGGGTCTGCAGGCGGGCATCGAGCGCCTGGAGCTCGACTTCCCAGGACATCCGGAGGTGGGGAGGATGATCGGCTTCATCCGTTCGAGCCAGCGCGGGGTCATCCGCTGA
- a CDS encoding Gfo/Idh/MocA family oxidoreductase produces MAVIGVGSLGQHHARILSSLPEALLVAVVDRDPAQAGDVGARHGVPGLTDHRELPADLDAVTVAVPTSRHAEVAVSCLERGFAVLVEKPMAATLDEAAAMARAADRAGRPLLVGHTERFNPVVRATLDRIRDPRFIETHRLGVFTARSTDVDVVLDLMIHDLDVILSLVRSPLASIDSVGVHALTDKVDIANSRIRFENGCVANVTASRISTDRVRKLRIFEPDSYVSVDYARQEGVAYRLTRTPGASPEIVREPLAVESEEPLLAELRSFTRTVRGEAAPAVTAAEGQRALSTALRIVDQIAAGLRRSS; encoded by the coding sequence GTGGCGGTCATCGGCGTCGGCAGCCTGGGCCAGCACCACGCGCGGATCCTCTCCAGCCTCCCCGAGGCCCTCCTGGTCGCCGTGGTCGACCGGGATCCCGCGCAGGCGGGGGACGTCGGCGCGCGTCACGGCGTCCCCGGCCTGACCGATCATCGCGAGCTGCCGGCGGACCTCGATGCCGTGACGGTCGCGGTCCCGACGTCGCGGCACGCCGAGGTCGCCGTGTCCTGCCTCGAGCGCGGCTTCGCGGTCCTGGTGGAAAAGCCGATGGCCGCGACGCTCGACGAGGCGGCCGCGATGGCGCGCGCCGCCGATCGGGCCGGGCGGCCCCTCCTGGTCGGCCACACGGAACGGTTCAACCCGGTGGTCCGCGCGACGCTCGATCGGATCCGCGATCCGCGCTTCATCGAGACCCACCGTCTGGGAGTGTTCACGGCCCGGAGCACCGACGTCGACGTCGTCCTCGACCTGATGATCCACGACCTGGACGTCATTCTCAGCCTGGTGCGGTCCCCGCTCGCCTCGATCGATTCCGTCGGCGTGCATGCCCTGACGGACAAGGTGGACATCGCCAACAGCCGCATCCGCTTCGAGAACGGCTGCGTCGCCAACGTCACCGCCAGCCGCATCAGCACCGACCGGGTGAGGAAGCTGCGCATCTTCGAGCCCGATTCTTACGTCTCGGTCGACTACGCGCGCCAGGAGGGGGTCGCCTACCGGCTGACGAGGACTCCGGGAGCCTCCCCGGAGATCGTGCGCGAGCCGCTCGCGGTCGAGTCGGAGGAGCCGCTTCTCGCAGAGCTGAGATCGTTCACCCGGACGGTCCGGGGGGAGGCCGCGCCGGCCGTGACCGCGGCGGAGGGGCAGCGGGCGCTCTCGACGGCCCTGCGAATCGTCGATCAGATCGCCGCCGGCCTGCGCCGGTCCTCCTGA
- a CDS encoding serine hydrolase domain-containing protein, which yields MRGADRLADYLRHHVEAGDFPGAVYLVAEDGRILADGALGLAVARPERIAATPDTIYDLASLTKPLAGALLAALLEAEGRLALDDPLGRHLPDWTAEGPASRVTLLDLLTHRSGLPAWRPLYLHASDRAGCIAWLREQPLERPPGAEVVYSDPGYILLGFALERAGGASLDLLFGRRVADPLGLTDLLFRPDRALRGRTAATEAGNRKERLLAGPEGDRYNGWRTDVAWGEVHDLNARLLGGVSAHAGLFGTARAVFRVALEILGPGTGLLDSTRRALFASSLTRGMGADRPLGFRLAGDPRGAAGAGLSARSFGQDGFTGTSLFIDPDSRRIYILLTNRVHPEFREMDMNAVRRGFHEVAASL from the coding sequence ATGCGCGGCGCGGACCGCCTGGCCGATTACCTGAGGCACCACGTGGAAGCCGGCGATTTTCCCGGCGCGGTCTACCTGGTCGCGGAAGACGGCCGCATCCTGGCCGATGGGGCGTTGGGCCTCGCCGTGGCACGCCCCGAGCGCATCGCCGCCACGCCGGACACGATCTACGATCTGGCCTCGCTGACCAAGCCGCTGGCCGGGGCCCTTCTGGCGGCCCTCCTCGAGGCGGAGGGACGCTTGGCGCTCGACGATCCTCTCGGCCGCCATCTCCCCGACTGGACGGCGGAGGGCCCGGCCTCCCGCGTCACCCTCCTCGACCTCCTGACCCACCGATCGGGACTGCCGGCGTGGAGGCCGCTGTACCTGCACGCGTCCGATCGCGCCGGCTGCATCGCGTGGCTGCGGGAGCAGCCGCTGGAGCGGCCGCCCGGCGCGGAGGTGGTCTACTCCGATCCGGGCTACATCCTGCTCGGATTCGCGCTGGAGCGGGCCGGCGGGGCGTCCCTCGACCTGCTGTTCGGGCGCAGGGTGGCCGACCCTCTCGGATTGACCGATCTGCTGTTCCGCCCCGATCGGGCGCTCCGCGGGCGGACGGCGGCGACCGAGGCCGGCAACCGCAAGGAGCGCCTCCTCGCCGGGCCGGAGGGAGACCGCTACAATGGGTGGCGCACGGACGTGGCGTGGGGAGAGGTGCACGACCTCAACGCGCGTCTCCTGGGCGGCGTGAGCGCGCATGCCGGCCTGTTCGGCACCGCACGCGCGGTCTTCCGGGTGGCCCTCGAAATCCTGGGTCCGGGCACGGGTCTCCTGGATTCGACGAGGCGGGCGCTGTTCGCCTCGAGCTTGACGAGGGGCATGGGTGCAGATCGGCCGCTCGGCTTCCGCCTGGCCGGGGACCCCCGCGGCGCCGCGGGGGCCGGCCTGTCGGCGCGTTCCTTCGGCCAAGACGGATTCACGGGGACGTCGCTCTTCATCGACCCGGACAGCCGGCGGATCTACATTCTCCTCACGAACCGGGTGCACCCGGAGTTCAGGGAGATGGACATGAACGCGGTCCGGCGCGGGTTCCACGAGGTCGCCGCGTCGTTGTAG